A single Lancefieldella parvula DSM 20469 DNA region contains:
- a CDS encoding ParB/RepB/Spo0J family partition protein, which produces MVKKTGLGKGLNSLFSEVDAEVGNKKETTTLPLKKIKPNKNQPRKRFDEAELAELSDSIKQNGILQPLLVREKGDHYEIVAGERRFQAAKLAKIEEVPVVIKSISDEEVFKLALIENLQRSDLSPIEEAQGYKQLIKQENLTQDDLAKVLSKSRSAITNTLRLLDLPIEVQTLMAGGRISAGHARAILSVSGKEGRIKLAQKVIEENLSVRQTENLAPLFSVTTAEKPKRQPTPQAYKRAARQLRIALDTPVKVRNVRGKNKIEIEFNDEEELAALVEKLSNGKDA; this is translated from the coding sequence GTGGTTAAAAAGACAGGACTTGGTAAAGGTCTTAATTCTCTTTTTAGTGAGGTAGATGCAGAAGTTGGTAACAAAAAAGAAACCACCACACTGCCTCTAAAGAAGATTAAACCAAACAAAAATCAACCTCGCAAACGATTTGATGAAGCTGAACTTGCAGAGCTTAGTGATTCAATTAAGCAAAATGGTATTCTTCAGCCACTTCTTGTACGCGAGAAGGGCGATCATTATGAAATAGTTGCTGGTGAGAGACGATTCCAGGCTGCAAAACTTGCAAAAATAGAGGAAGTCCCTGTAGTAATTAAGTCGATTTCTGATGAAGAAGTATTTAAACTTGCTCTTATTGAGAATCTACAGAGGTCAGATTTAAGTCCAATTGAGGAAGCACAAGGCTATAAGCAGTTAATTAAACAAGAAAACTTAACTCAAGATGATCTAGCAAAAGTCTTATCAAAGTCTAGGTCTGCAATTACAAATACTCTGCGCCTCCTTGATTTACCAATAGAAGTTCAAACTTTGATGGCCGGGGGACGCATTAGTGCTGGACATGCTCGTGCGATTCTTTCTGTAAGTGGAAAAGAAGGAAGAATTAAGCTTGCCCAGAAAGTAATTGAAGAGAATTTATCGGTGCGTCAGACAGAAAACCTTGCTCCACTATTTTCTGTCACGACTGCTGAAAAACCAAAGAGGCAGCCAACTCCACAGGCTTACAAACGCGCTGCAAGACAATTAAGGATTGCTTTGGACACTCCGGTAAAAGTACGTAATGTCCGCGGTAAGAATAAGATTGAAATTGAGTTTAACGATGAAGAAGAGCTTGCTGCTTTAGTTGAAAAACTGTCAAATGGCAAAGATGCATAA
- a CDS encoding protein jag: MEDETFVSEPNALNESPVVDSQDEFASIREHFEAGIQLTDVEMNKIADTAVFYLRELLSFFGENSCAIDEYDGEDGELILDVTGGDLAILIGRHGNTLEALQMVLSSLMSAKLHFHYPVSVDVESYKSRRRNKLQEMALSAAARAKKTGKVSLAPMSGYERRIIHIALRDNLEVTTHSEGDDPYRRVVVTAINS, encoded by the coding sequence ATGGAGGATGAGACTTTCGTTTCTGAGCCAAACGCTCTTAATGAGTCTCCTGTCGTTGATTCACAAGACGAGTTTGCTTCAATTCGAGAGCATTTTGAAGCCGGAATTCAGCTTACTGATGTTGAGATGAATAAGATTGCTGATACAGCTGTCTTTTATCTGAGAGAGCTTCTCTCATTCTTTGGCGAGAATAGCTGTGCAATTGATGAGTATGACGGTGAAGACGGTGAGCTCATTCTTGACGTAACTGGTGGCGATCTTGCAATTCTTATTGGTCGTCACGGCAACACGCTTGAGGCACTTCAGATGGTTCTTTCTTCTCTGATGAGTGCTAAGCTTCACTTTCACTATCCAGTGTCTGTTGATGTTGAAAGCTATAAGAGCCGTCGTCGCAATAAGCTTCAAGAGATGGCGCTCTCTGCTGCTGCTCGCGCTAAAAAGACCGGTAAGGTTTCTCTTGCTCCAATGAGTGGCTATGAGCGTCGTATTATCCATATTGCACTTAGAGATAACCTTGAGGTTACTACTCACTCTGAGGGTGATGATCCATATCGACGTGTTGTGGTTACAGCTATCAATAGCTAA
- a CDS encoding ParA family protein, whose product MNYKDLSRGFQDRDTKVLAVINQKGGVGKSTTVINLAAALGETKKKVLIIDFDPQGNATSGFGIDKEELEADIYDVILNETSIEEVLKQTVQKYVTIAPATIQLAGAEIELVSIESRENVLKQAIDQVKEYFDYILIDCPPSLGLLTINALVAADSILIPIQCEYYALEGVTKIVESMKMVQKQLNPDLDIFGVVMTMFDSRTSLSKQVVNEVSNYFGNKVFKTLIPRNIKIAEAPSHGLPVTMYARISMGALAYNKLAKEVNRRG is encoded by the coding sequence ATGAACTACAAAGACCTTTCAAGGGGATTTCAAGATAGAGATACCAAAGTTCTAGCTGTAATCAATCAAAAGGGCGGAGTTGGAAAATCAACTACCGTAATTAACCTTGCTGCTGCTCTAGGTGAAACAAAAAAGAAAGTTCTAATTATCGATTTTGATCCGCAGGGTAATGCAACAAGTGGTTTTGGTATTGATAAAGAAGAACTTGAAGCGGATATCTATGACGTAATTCTGAATGAGACATCAATTGAAGAGGTGTTGAAGCAAACAGTTCAGAAGTACGTAACTATTGCACCTGCTACCATTCAACTTGCAGGAGCAGAAATTGAACTAGTCTCCATCGAATCAAGAGAGAATGTTTTAAAACAAGCAATTGACCAGGTTAAAGAGTACTTTGATTACATTTTGATTGACTGTCCACCTTCATTAGGACTTCTTACTATCAATGCTCTTGTAGCAGCTGATAGTATTCTTATTCCAATTCAATGTGAATATTACGCACTTGAAGGTGTAACTAAGATTGTTGAATCAATGAAGATGGTGCAAAAACAACTCAATCCAGATCTTGATATTTTTGGTGTAGTGATGACCATGTTTGATAGCCGGACTTCCCTATCTAAGCAGGTTGTAAATGAGGTTTCCAACTACTTTGGAAATAAGGTATTCAAAACGCTCATCCCAAGGAATATCAAAATTGCTGAAGCACCAAGTCATGGTTTACCGGTAACCATGTATGCCCGAATTAGTATGGGCGCACTTGCATACAACAAACTTGCAAAGGAAGTGAATCGTCGTGGTTAA
- the rlmN gene encoding 23S rRNA (adenine(2503)-C(2))-methyltransferase RlmN: protein MQSNNTLDGTNTTVDGADTPTPDSRPQKTAAKSDLRSLSSEQILDLVTSLGQPKFRAKQIEEWIWSKGATSFDQMSNLPKTLREELSKQVILAGAEQVVRQVSEDGSRKYLLRYPDGTSVECVGMPNGNKLSVCASTQAGCAMGCAFCATGASGLTRSLSASEIYEQVMHVRDDFDTRVTSVVLMGQGEPFMNYDATLTAMRRLNSPDGAGIGARHITVSTCGVIPMIKRFASEPEQFTLAVSLHSAVQKTRDALMPGVRKYSLIHLYDIMGEYVDKTGRRPTYEYALIKGVNDSDNELGALRDFCRGTLCHVNIIQLNEIEGSKFHPTSPARAQEFVNSLNSVGVEATIRLSRGSDIDAACGQLFQKRNAR, encoded by the coding sequence ATGCAATCAAATAATACTCTTGACGGCACAAACACCACGGTTGACGGTGCAGACACTCCTACGCCTGATTCTCGACCACAGAAAACAGCCGCTAAATCTGACCTTAGAAGCCTTTCATCGGAACAAATTCTTGACTTGGTAACTTCACTTGGTCAGCCAAAATTCCGTGCAAAGCAAATTGAAGAATGGATTTGGTCTAAGGGTGCTACTTCTTTTGATCAGATGAGTAACCTCCCAAAAACACTACGAGAAGAGCTGTCTAAGCAGGTAATTCTTGCTGGAGCTGAGCAGGTTGTTCGTCAGGTTTCTGAGGACGGAAGCCGTAAATACCTGCTTCGTTATCCTGATGGTACCTCTGTTGAATGTGTCGGTATGCCAAATGGTAACAAGCTCTCTGTCTGCGCTTCCACGCAAGCTGGATGTGCTATGGGCTGTGCTTTCTGTGCAACAGGTGCTTCTGGCCTCACACGTTCTCTTTCTGCAAGTGAAATCTACGAACAAGTTATGCATGTTCGTGACGACTTTGACACACGTGTTACCAGCGTTGTTCTTATGGGCCAGGGTGAGCCTTTTATGAACTATGACGCCACTCTCACCGCTATGAGGCGCCTCAACTCCCCCGATGGAGCCGGTATTGGAGCCCGTCATATTACAGTTTCTACCTGCGGAGTTATCCCGATGATTAAGCGTTTTGCCTCTGAGCCAGAGCAGTTTACGCTTGCAGTGTCACTTCATTCCGCAGTTCAAAAGACGCGCGATGCTCTCATGCCAGGAGTACGCAAATACTCACTTATCCATCTTTACGACATTATGGGTGAATATGTCGATAAAACCGGTCGTCGTCCAACGTATGAGTATGCGTTAATTAAGGGTGTAAACGATTCTGACAATGAGCTTGGAGCTCTAAGGGACTTCTGTCGTGGAACACTTTGCCACGTTAACATCATTCAGCTTAACGAGATTGAAGGTTCAAAATTCCATCCAACTTCCCCTGCTCGCGCACAGGAGTTTGTTAATAGTCTTAATTCTGTCGGAGTTGAAGCAACTATTCGTCTTTCCCGCGGATCTGATATTGACGCAGCTTGCGGCCAACTTTTCCAGAAAAGAAACGCACGTTAA
- a CDS encoding D-alanine--D-alanine ligase family protein, producing the protein MTREELKKLHVAVVSGGWSDEHEIAMESGKQCAAALKEAGFINVDLLDVAEKDFVVALAQGDYDVVYVAMHGRFGEDGCIQGLLEILHIPYTFSGVLASAMGTEKELSKLMYRQAGIPTPRGIDVPSGTVFTDEQVDKLIEDLGFPMFVKPSGNGSSYGVTRVTSREELPAALKLAGEQGERILIEECVVGTEITVPVIGNDNPTALPIVEIVTGDEFYSIKTKYEPASLHHVIPARLEPAVYARAQELAIKAHNALGCRGVSRSDFIVTEDGEPVVLETNTIPGMTARSLLPDSARTGGIDFPELCTRFIEFALEDRQ; encoded by the coding sequence ATGACACGTGAAGAGTTAAAAAAACTTCATGTAGCAGTTGTTTCAGGCGGCTGGTCAGACGAGCATGAGATTGCAATGGAGTCTGGCAAGCAGTGTGCAGCAGCACTTAAAGAGGCCGGCTTTATCAATGTTGACCTGCTTGATGTTGCAGAGAAAGACTTTGTGGTTGCCCTTGCTCAGGGTGATTATGATGTCGTGTACGTTGCAATGCATGGCCGTTTTGGTGAGGATGGCTGCATCCAGGGTCTTCTTGAGATTCTGCACATTCCATACACGTTTTCGGGCGTTCTTGCGTCTGCTATGGGAACAGAAAAAGAGCTGTCGAAGCTTATGTATAGGCAGGCAGGCATTCCAACTCCTAGGGGTATTGACGTTCCTTCAGGCACTGTCTTTACAGATGAGCAAGTTGATAAGCTTATTGAGGACCTCGGCTTCCCAATGTTTGTCAAGCCCTCTGGCAACGGCTCCAGCTACGGTGTTACGCGCGTTACTTCGCGAGAAGAGCTTCCCGCTGCACTTAAACTTGCAGGTGAGCAGGGCGAGCGTATTCTGATTGAGGAGTGTGTAGTAGGAACAGAGATTACTGTTCCCGTTATTGGTAACGACAACCCAACCGCTCTACCAATCGTTGAGATTGTTACTGGTGATGAGTTCTACAGTATTAAGACAAAATACGAGCCTGCATCTTTGCACCACGTTATTCCCGCTCGTCTTGAGCCAGCAGTGTATGCGCGTGCCCAGGAGCTGGCAATTAAGGCCCACAATGCGCTTGGTTGCCGCGGTGTTTCTCGTAGTGACTTTATTGTTACAGAAGACGGTGAGCCAGTAGTGCTTGAGACAAACACCATCCCTGGTATGACTGCACGTTCTTTGCTGCCTGATTCTGCTCGTACCGGCGGTATTGATTTCCCTGAGCTCTGTACTCGATTTATTGAGTTTGCGCTTGAGGATCGTCAGTAG
- a CDS encoding YidC/Oxa1 family membrane protein insertase produces MWDWIVNFLYTVLAGLQSFSGDWGMAVILLTIIIRIILVPMTNKQTASMARMSVVQPKLKEIQERYADDPVRQNEEMRKLYAEINFNPLGGCLPLLLQSPIFIALFTVAKMVPVDSRFYGILPSIARTTSDIFTVDGFVSAIPYMIFVLLFGLTTFLSMAVNARTSSGEQRTQQYMMGGIMTLMMLWFGWTVPAAVLLYYVTSGVWQLAQQQLITKRIMEREKLKAEAQMANKPIEVDVVRKEKKPRPHKKA; encoded by the coding sequence ATGTGGGATTGGATTGTTAACTTTCTATACACAGTCTTAGCGGGACTTCAATCATTCTCGGGAGACTGGGGTATGGCAGTTATCCTGCTTACCATCATCATCCGTATCATTCTGGTTCCAATGACCAACAAGCAGACAGCCTCTATGGCTCGAATGAGTGTTGTTCAGCCAAAGCTTAAAGAAATCCAGGAGCGTTACGCCGATGATCCTGTAAGGCAGAATGAAGAGATGCGTAAACTTTACGCAGAAATTAATTTCAACCCTCTTGGTGGTTGTCTGCCACTACTTCTGCAGTCTCCTATCTTTATTGCACTCTTTACGGTTGCAAAAATGGTTCCAGTGGATTCTCGTTTCTATGGCATTCTTCCTTCTATTGCACGAACAACATCCGACATTTTTACTGTTGACGGCTTTGTTAGCGCTATTCCTTACATGATTTTTGTTCTTCTGTTTGGTCTTACGACTTTTCTATCCATGGCAGTAAATGCTCGTACAAGCTCTGGTGAGCAGCGTACTCAGCAGTACATGATGGGCGGTATAATGACCCTCATGATGCTTTGGTTTGGTTGGACTGTGCCAGCAGCTGTTCTTCTCTACTACGTAACTTCTGGTGTTTGGCAGCTTGCTCAGCAGCAGCTCATTACCAAGCGTATTATGGAAAGAGAGAAACTCAAAGCTGAAGCTCAGATGGCTAATAAACCAATTGAGGTTGATGTGGTTAGAAAAGAGAAGAAGCCACGTCCTCATAAAAAGGCCTAA
- the yidD gene encoding membrane protein insertion efficiency factor YidD, with protein MSEKRQKSFLANLFLSVIRFYQRNISPLFKPHCIYRPTCSEYAVQAIQKYGAKKGSWLAFKRIVRCHPFHKGGYDPVP; from the coding sequence ATGAGTGAGAAAAGACAAAAATCTTTTCTTGCAAACTTGTTCTTAAGTGTTATTCGTTTCTATCAAAGAAACATCTCTCCCCTTTTTAAGCCGCACTGTATTTACAGACCTACTTGTTCTGAATATGCAGTTCAGGCCATACAAAAGTATGGTGCTAAAAAGGGAAGCTGGCTTGCTTTTAAGCGTATTGTTCGCTGTCACCCTTTTCATAAGGGAGGATACGATCCCGTTCCGTAA
- the rsmG gene encoding 16S rRNA (guanine(527)-N(7))-methyltransferase RsmG, with translation MFELENSLYNSKENVLNELLHNYGIDSTELQRKQLLGHIELLIEINERLNLTRITSIDDALILHILDSLLPLKVCDEFISCNRNYIDIGTGGGFPGLPLAIMSNNKTLLVDSIGKKVNAVQSMINEIGLEEKVKAEKLRAEEIPNTYKQKFDFVTFRAVAKTNILLEYAEPFLAFQGTLIVMKANVDEIELQDASQAAKIFGYENVSRETFELPNDFGHREILLYKKVTKSKIKLPRKPGMAKTNPFVARRA, from the coding sequence ATGTTTGAATTAGAGAATTCTTTATACAATTCAAAAGAGAATGTACTTAATGAACTTCTCCATAACTATGGAATTGATTCAACTGAGCTTCAAAGAAAACAACTTTTGGGACATATTGAGTTGCTTATTGAAATCAATGAGAGGCTTAATCTTACAAGAATCACTTCAATTGATGACGCACTGATACTTCACATACTTGATTCTTTGTTACCTCTCAAAGTTTGTGATGAATTTATATCTTGTAATCGAAATTATATTGATATTGGTACCGGCGGAGGTTTTCCTGGACTGCCTCTTGCAATTATGAGTAATAACAAAACATTGCTGGTTGATTCTATTGGTAAAAAGGTCAATGCTGTACAGTCAATGATTAATGAGATTGGTCTTGAGGAAAAAGTTAAAGCTGAAAAACTTCGTGCGGAAGAAATTCCAAATACCTATAAGCAGAAGTTTGATTTTGTAACTTTCAGAGCAGTTGCAAAGACAAATATTCTTTTGGAGTACGCAGAGCCTTTCTTAGCCTTTCAAGGTACCCTTATAGTAATGAAGGCCAATGTTGATGAGATAGAGCTTCAGGACGCCTCTCAAGCTGCCAAAATTTTTGGATATGAAAATGTTTCACGTGAAACATTTGAATTACCAAATGATTTTGGCCATAGAGAAATCCTTTTGTATAAAAAAGTAACAAAAAGCAAAATTAAGCTTCCGAGAAAACCCGGAATGGCTAAAACAAATCCGTTTGTTGCAAGAAGAGCGTAA